CTAATCCAATTTGCCCAATGTTATACTGGGCTGGCTGGTCTAGAGCAAAGCACAAGTTCCTGGAACAAAACCCAGTCCCTTTTACTCCTTCAAGCAAAATTCATTTTATATATAGCTTCTTTAAGCAAAACTCAGTACATAtgcaccccctccccacacacacacacactctttcagcctcctgattggatgaggggaatcccTTTCCGTCTCTTCTCGTGTCTGCCAaatcttttccccccccccccccaggaccccTTCCCACTCTTTGAATCCTTCCCTTTACCCACTCACAGAACACCGGGACTTGTCCAGCCTAGGGTGCACATAGCAAAGGggcagcccccccaaaaaaaaaaaacaacaacttttgtATCTGACAGTTTAAATTAGCATTCAGCCACTCTGCTCCTTTCCAAAAAGAACCTACCTTTAGACTAGTTCCATTTCCTCTGGGTTTACTACGTGAAACACAACTTCCTCAAGAAAATTATCCATGGGTTCCTCTTTAGGCAGAAATGAGGACTCCCAGTCCAAACACGTGCATCCCGACTGAAAGCCTTTTCAGACAATTCACTTCCAGGTGCAACTTGGCATTGCCCAGAAGCTCGGGGGGCTGACTCATAAATGGGCCGGCTTACCAAGGATACTGAGGagattctccttcccttcccgggCTTTTAGTTCCATCCCAGTGCTTGATGTCATCCCTGGCTGGAATTGCTGAGGCCAGTCGCTGCAGTCTGAAAGCTATAGATTGCTCAGCAGGCCTGCTTACTTAGGGACTTAAAGAGGCAGGGGCCTCCTTTCCTGTGCTGCCTCCAGTTATCCCTGTTACAGTACCTAAACAATAGAATCCTAAAATAAAAACCCCAGCATCAAGGGTTTTCTTTGTAAGGACGCAGAGGTAACCTTAGTGACATGAGCCCTAGAGAGTTAAACAGATGAACCAATCGGAATAAAGCTAATAATGTGAGCAGTGGCTGCATTCCGCCAATCAGAAGAGAGGGAAGCCGGGCTTGTTCCTGTAAGACTGGCAGCTAGAACTGTGCTGGGCGGAGCTGCTTTAGAATGAAGTCACCTAACAGTTTTTGCAAGATGCTTTTTCTCGTTTTGGTCTGGAGAGGTGGAGGTATTGTTATGCTCTGCAAAGAAAAGGCTCGACTATTGAAGCACAAGGATAATAACTAAGTGAAAAGCAAGAAGAAAGTAAAGCAGCTGAAAGGCACAGAAGGTAAAGTCATTCAACATATAAATGTATCTATTGTAAGGAAACTGTCCTAGATCAGATTAATTTCTCGGGCAGTCTAGGTATTTTCCACAACTAACAGCTCTGCCACCTTGGCTGTACTAGGCTATCAGGACTAACATTTTTGggtcaaatattttaaattttgttttgcatgtttttctttttgaaatcagCTAACTAAGGGCATCACTATAAAACAGCCAGCAAaattttctctgcttctctccctGATCTTATTTTTTGCCACACAAGCTTTATGGGATCCCTAGGTACAGTGGACTAGATGAGAAACTTAAAGCATCATGTGAATGCTAGCAAGGTAAGGGATTTGATTATACAGTACTGTCTTTTTTGAGATTAcagtcaaagcaatttacatattatgttcaggtatttattttgtacctagtcaatggaggattaaatggcTTGCTAAGTCCCTGAGCTGCAGTGAGCATCAAACCCAATTTCCCCTGGTTTTCaggtcactgcactaaccattaagttATCCTCCAATCCTATACCAAATACCATCTTTAAACTCTCATCATCCTTCCTGGAACTATGAGATGATACTGTTTACACAGATCAGTTTGGGCAGTATAATGTTCCTGTTTAGTTGTTTGTTTCTTTGCAAGGGTGTTTGGGATGGTACTTCTTCTGTGAGACAGGGGTATAGGAGGAGGATGTTGCATAGAATCAATAGTCAAGATATCTCTGCTTAGTATGTCGGTGGGATGTGATTTTGTTACTTGTGAGCTGGAATGTTTAGACTGTGAAAACAGGAAAAACACCATTATcccaaatttattttgttttattgactTCTCAATAAACTCTCATGTGCTTCCGTTTCTAGTATGCTTTTAATAGACACCTGTTTATGAAGTCATCTCTAGGTCAATTGGTAGGTAGCAGTTAAATTTCATGTAAACACCCAGAGGAGAGAAAAGGAGTAATGTTTTATTTACTTATTAGGCTTTACTGTATTGCCtctttgaaggaattcactcaaggtagtttacagcaagaataagtcaaacataagcaatagacaattacagccataaaaatattcaaatacaaAATATGACAAAGTATGCTACGttacaatgtcaacacagtatgcagtaaaatattttaatagggtgtaagcaaagatggaaatGTTACTATGCCTATATACAGTGTAGTGGAAGAATCTGACCATTTGGTCCAATATTCTTGTTACTTTAGTACGCTAAAACAGAGTTTCTACAATTCAAGCAGGGTTCTGTGGTGAGAGATTTCTACTATAAGGGCAACTACCTGCCTAGGAATGCTGGAACATGTACACCAGACTCTGCTTTATGGTACTGTATGTTCTGAAATTGGAGGCTGGTGACGGGGCTGATCTCTGATGAATGTTCTTATATAAAGTGGTATTTAAAAGCATGCATTGATATAAACAAAACACACACAGCCCAAGGATGCTTGTTTTACATTCAAGAATTTTACTGGCATCATTATCTTCCTCGACCCCTacgatagggttaccatatgttcAGGAAAATCCAGATATTCCCTCTTTAGAAAACTGTCTGGGTGTatggatatttttttaaatgggaagGGGGTGTCTGTCCATGTTTAATAGACTCTCCTGACTCCCATACCTACCTCCTACCCAGCCGCTGCGATTGGAATTGGCAGTGGCaacaaggtgagcctgctgctgttgGCCTGACCCGGAAGCTGTCTTTCTACAGATCTCACCTATatggaaacaggaagtcactgcagagaagcagcttccagggcaggctggcGGCTGCAGGCTCACCTCGCTGCTGTggccagctgcccaaagattcaattcAGTGGCCAGGGATGAGGTAGATGAGGGAGTCAGATGCTGGGGAGAGAGGATGTGTGGATCCTGCTGGGATTGgatttattttcttgatatactgcttgtgCCAATATATTGAGCAGTTTACAAAGCTACAAACTTCAAAAATACAATACATCACAATATATCTATaaagatattttataaaataaaatttaatctaAAATGAGAAATTTGCAATAAAAATTTTCAAGAATCAATATTAACTAAAAGAAAAGACTTCGGTCATTTCAATGAAAGGTTAACAACAAAATCCATAATGTTGCTGAAATAAATCAAAATGCACAATATGACAGACCCTCAAAAATCTCAGAAAACATGCTCCAGAGAATCATCCCCACATAGGGGAAAGCTCGCTCTTGTAATCTCTAGTTTAACTTGTCTTAATCCAGGTACCTTGTGAGGATTTTAAAGATCTTCCTGGCTGATATTGAGACAATTTTTTTACTCAAATGCTCAAGAAACAGGAGATGCCAAGCCTTGAAatcttataacaaaccaagggacctgacacggtctgtgtttcggaaaacactccttcctcagaggtccatggttgttataaggtggtattttcaactgcataaaatatttggtataataaacattgcctgcatctggtacataggagtctgcagtttggttttggtttttgctttggctggtgatactgcagtttttgttggattcctttgtgttgtatgccttgaaaactaacagcttaAATTCAATCCATTTTGTCACAGTTAGCCAATGCAATTCATACAAAACCAGTGCAATATGATCATTTCTGTGTACTCCAGTTAACAGCCTAGTGGCTGTATTTTGCATCAGTTGTAAACGAGACAAACTAGCTTTACTGGAACCCCAAGAATAatgtattgcaatagtctaaatcagtgttctttgACCACTGATCCACAAAAATGTCCTGCCAGTTCGTGAAGAATTGGTGTCCCCTGCAAGCGTGTGTCAGTCTTTCTTCTGGCTTGGCTGCTCTTTATCTTCAgcgccagctgcacttgtttACCGGGACAGTGCACAGTGGCTCTTGCATGCTACACGTGGCTGACCCAAAACCAGAACCAgatcagcagcatggaatgtACAAGAGCTGCTGTGTGCTGTCCCAGCAAACAACGTTAATCTAATCTTTAGTCTTATGCACCGGGTCGTTCCCCTGAGGGACTCAAACCGGTTAACAAAACTTAACTTAAGGAGACATTAATGAACAACAATAGGACAGGAGAAAGTCAGTAAATATCAACATTCAGTTATCAACTAGAAAATTCTGAACAGATACATCATCTTTCAATTAGATGGCcctgaacaagtaagggagaaaaggggaggggagcaCATTGGAataagggaggggcatgaatatGGGACAAaggtgggaaggcagggagaggggacacgaactcgggacacagaaggaagggaggaggcatgaacgTGGGACACAAaggaggggatagaaagggagaattgttggggatgagtgtgtaagtgagagggaaagatggtgtacttggggaaaggaagaaggaaaaattgttgggcatagagagagagagagaggagtgaggtagagatacatggggaggagaaggatgagagggagaaatgttggatatggtggagagggaacagagggacagattgaagtggatgcaaggggaggaatgttggacatagtgatggagggagaggtgtggcctggtgctggagaggggtgatagaaggagaaatgttgggcatggggctggtgagcaATAGTGAAAAattgctgcacatgatccggggggatgagagagagaaaaatgttggatatggcagtagagggtgtgggagagatgcaccatggatctctctttctccccactcCTTGTACACGGGAtggagacagggactgagctacagggatgggacagagacagggatttttatttcagtcttagtagtttgccagtccacaaaataattattttatttccgccagtccataggtgtaaaaaggttgaacactggtctaaatggacttagtgcttacaaacggggaaagtgtttctgatgttacagtgggtgatcatctggcatccagtgatcactgcatggtacggtttaatattaaaattggtatagagagggctcattaaaaagcaaaggttctagccttaaaaaaaaaaccactaactttgtttggatgggggtttacatcaaggaattgtgtgtgtgggaatgtctggaaggagtggaaatgcggtgggcaaagctgaaaggagcaattgtaagggcgacaaacctttttgagGCAAGTAAGAAAGAGgtaaagaaggccactttggttctcaaaagtagtagcagagaaggtaaggaataaggttGGCTTTCatgaactacaaaagatcgcagaaagaggaagacaggcaaaaatatctggaaaagttaagagaggttggtcttgtagtcaggaaagcaaagatgcaaatggaagaaaaaatagctgacagtaaaatggggagacaagacattttttagatatattagtgataggaagaagtgcaaaagtagcattgtgaatCTTAAATGTgaaagggaggaatatgtagaagctgataaagaaaaggccgaattgcttaacaaatatttctgttctgtgttcacggctgaagcgctgggagcgagaccacagaagacaaacgtcaatagggatggaggagtaatagaccctgatctattttcagagggttgtgtttgtgaggagctagttaCAATAAAGGTAGACACAGCAatagggccagatggtgtacatcccagggtgctgaagaaacttagggaaattctggtagctccactgactgaccttttcaatgtgtctctagagttgggagtagtactggagaactggagaagggcagatgtggtccctctccacaaaagtggaagtaaggaagaagtagggaattacaggccagtaaatctgacttctgtggtatgcaaattaatggaaacgcttttaaaacagagaatggtcaagtttctggaatcctgtggattagaggactggaggcaacatggattcactagaggtaggtcttgtcagacaaatctgatcaatttctttgactgggtgaccagagaattggatagaggatatgcgctagatatggtgtatttagattttagtaaagcctttgacagtgttcgaCACAGACGTctgtaaataaactgagtgcccttgggatgggtctcaaagtgacgggctgggtcaggaactggttgagtggaggtgatagagtagtgatcaatggagatcgctctgagcaaaagggatgttaccagtggtgggtctcaaggttctgttcttatgcctgttctttttaacatttttataaatgatattgctgaagggttgttgggtaagatttgcatctttgtggatgataccaaaatcttcaaaagagtagacacgccggatggtgtgactaacatgaagaaaaacctggtgaagcttgaagaatggtctgaaatttggcagctaaaatttaatgctaaggaaATGCAAGATCGTGCATTtggaaaggaggtattgatgcctctgtataagactctggtgaaacctcatttagaattgtgtacaattctggaggccgcaccttcaaaaaggtataaaaaggatggagtcggtccaaaggaaggctactaaaatggtgtgtgtctttgtcataaggcgaatggggacagacttaaagagctcaatctgtatactttggaggaaaggcgggagaggggagatatgatagagacatttaaatacctacttaatgtaaatgtgcatgagtcatgtctttcatttgaaaggaaactctacaatgagagggcataggatgaagttaagaagtgatagactccagagtaatactttttatggaacgggtggtagatgcgtggaacagtcccctggaagaggtggtggcgacagagactgtttctgaattcaagagggcctgggataggcatgtggcatctctcagagagagaaagagataatggttactgcggatgggctgactagatgggccatttggcctttacctgccatcatatttctatgtattGCCATAAGttgtgatataaaaaaaaaacatactgtaGTTCATCTTTTGTAGTGCTTTGTTCgagggggggtgaggtgttgCAACTTGTTTCCAGGCTGCTGCCAAAGCCAGCTTGCTGGCCATTGTGAAAATTTTGATTGTGGATAATTGGCATTTTTGATTTAtctacattttttgtttttgtacacTTCCCCCCCACAAGGTTTTTTAGGGTATGAAAtgattatttccccccccccccccttttttttttttttttgcttaacttACTGAAATGAGTTATTGCAATGTCTTGTAGATAAAACCTAAAggtaatattttcaaatttttcacATGAACATTGCTCTTTGTTAGTACtcctttttaataattttcttttcatTCTGTAGAGCTTGAGGAATGAAAGAGAACAACCTTATAAACAGGGAACTGGAGAAGCAATCAAGGGGATGGAGCTCAAGGAGTTATGTCTATGGAGCTGTCTCTAGTTTCCTGTCTACCTTTGTGACCTTTCCAATCTATAAGACTATCTTCCGGCAGCAGATCCATGTTTTTGTCATGCGAGAAGCCATCCGCCAGTTCCAGCAGGAAGGCCTCCGCCACTTCTACAGGGGATTGCTCCCACCTTTAGTTGCCAAGACTGTCCAGGGAACCTTGTTGTTTGGGACATATGACACATTACTTCGTTTTGTTTCTGCAAACCATTCTGGGCCTTATAAACTGAGAGACCGCTGGAAGGCTGGCTTCATGTCCGGGTCACTGGAAGCTGTGGTGCTAAGCCCTTTTGAACGGATTCAGAACATTATGCAGGATGGACGGAAAAATGTCAGGTTCCCGGACATTCATAGCATTCTGAGATACTTTAATTCTTGTGGGTTTAAAGAAGGCCTAGCTGAGGGCTACTTTCGGGGCTTCTCGCCAGTTCTGCTTCGCAATGGTGTGGGCAGTGCTCTATATTTCTCTTTTAAGGATCCCATCCGTGACTGTCTATCTGGCAAGGGGCTTCCCAGCTGGTTGCCTCCCCTTGTATCGGGAAGTGTCAATGGTACTGTTACATGTCTGTTGCTCTATCCTCTTAGTGTTCTCATTGCCAACATGCAGTCACAGGTTGGGCAGGAGACCCTAAGCATTGGTGAGTCTATGAAATCTATCTGGGAGTCCCGTGGGAAGAAGGTCTCTCTCATTTATCGTggtggctcccttgtcatattaAGGTCCTGTGTGACATGGGGGCTTACGACAGCTATTCATGACTTCTTGCAGGGGAACACAGGGAGGAAGCAGGAGTGAACAagaacagaaacattttttcaattCATTTTAATAGTAAAAACTGAGCTTTGTCCTTTTCAAACTTTGAAGCTTCCATTTAGGAGTTTTGGCAAGCTGCTGTAGCTCATAGCTACTCCCCATAGTCCTCTGTATGTTCTGTCTACTCTGGGGGACACCATCTTATTCCAAGTTATTTCCTGCTCAGCATCATGAGATGATAGTAACAATATTTGACTTTAAAAAATTGGCACAATTTGTGTACTGAGGAAAATATAAGAAAGCTAACACATGACTAGAGATGTAGTATAAATTAGacaatgacacggtaacaaaattcatcactgttcccgtccctgcagataaccgtgGAAAACcatttcatgtcattctttagtatttAATCTGAACTTCAGTCCTTCCACACCAgctttcttcaatgcaaggcttgag
The nucleotide sequence above comes from Geotrypetes seraphini chromosome 5, aGeoSer1.1, whole genome shotgun sequence. Encoded proteins:
- the SLC25A53 gene encoding solute carrier family 25 member 53, encoding MKENNLINRELEKQSRGWSSRSYVYGAVSSFLSTFVTFPIYKTIFRQQIHVFVMREAIRQFQQEGLRHFYRGLLPPLVAKTVQGTLLFGTYDTLLRFVSANHSGPYKLRDRWKAGFMSGSLEAVVLSPFERIQNIMQDGRKNVRFPDIHSILRYFNSCGFKEGLAEGYFRGFSPVLLRNGVGSALYFSFKDPIRDCLSGKGLPSWLPPLVSGSVNGTVTCLLLYPLSVLIANMQSQVGQETLSIGESMKSIWESRGKKVSLIYRGGSLVILRSCVTWGLTTAIHDFLQGNTGRKQE